Sequence from the bacterium genome:
TAAGGATATTTAATATAGTCGGTGAAGAGGTATATGAATATGAGGGAGTAAGTAGTAGTGGTAAATGGCTCTGGAAGCTCCAGAATAAAGATAATGAGAAAGTAGCCAGTGGGATTTATATTTATGTAATTAGTAGTTCTGAAGGAGATAAGAAGGTAGGTAAGATAGGGGTGGTGAGGTAAGAGAGTTGGAAAGAGAGAGGTGGTTAGGGTTTTAATGCAAAGAGCAAGATGTAAAAATCGTAACCGTTCAGCCACAGAGTTCACAGAGAATTAGAGAAATTAGCCACACATGGACACGAATTAACCTGTGACATTCGATAAATGTAGTGCGAACCTTATTGCTTTTTCATAAATAGGTTCCTCTTTTGGGGAGAGCGATAGCAAGAAGAACTTTAATGTAAATATCAAAATGCAAATATCAAAATTACAATGCAAAATGCAAAAATACTTGTAAATTAACAAAGTAGCTGGAGAATATTTTGATTTTTGATTTGTAATTTTACATTTTGATGTTTGATTTTTAATTTATTTTATGGTATTCCAGAAAAGTGGAAGTTAATTTTGCAAAAACCATTAGGTTCGCTTTCCTGCTTGCCAGAAGCGAGGCTAAAGCCTCGCACTACAAATCTTTTTATTATTCGTATTCATTCGTGGTTATATATTCCCTCTGTGTTCTCTGTAACTCTGTGGCTATATCCCTGAACGGTTACTTCCCTCCTGATGAATGCTTACTTTTAATCTTCATCGCTATCCCTGCCACCAAAAGATAAACATCCTGAGCGTATCTTGCAATGATTTGATTTGCCTTGCCTAATAAATCCGTAAATTGTCTGGCTAATTTATTTGTTGGGACAAGACAGGAGCCAACTTCATTAGAGACAATAATCACCCATCCATCTTTTTTCTTGTCTATTGCCTCAACTAACGATGAGACCTTTTTTAAAATTTTATCCTCGGATAATTCATCTAAAAGTAGATTTGAAATAAGCATATTCAGGCAATCAATTAAAATTACCTCTGCCGTTGTTTTTTCTAATGTGGGGACAATCTCTTTTGGCTCTTCTATTGTTTGCCAATGTTTGGGTCTTAGCTGTTGATGTTCTTGAATCCTTGCCTTCATTTCCTCATCTGAAGGGATGCCGGTAGCGATAACCACTACTTTTTTACTTAATCGGTCAGCTAACTGACAGGCAAATTGGCTTTTCCCTGAACGAATACCCCCAAGCACTAACATTAGTGAGCTCATTTCTTTACTTACAATTTTACTAAAATTATTTAAAGATGTCAAGAAAAATTTATGAAACGTAACCGTTCACCGCAGACATACAGAGACGCAGAGAAAAAATTAAAATATATTCACCAGAGATAGAAATTTCCTTTTTTTGTGCATTTCGGGTCTTTCGTTGTTTATTAATCTTTTAATACTCACTTTTGACTAACTGTTTTTAAGCCTTCTTAAACACCGAAAAACACAAAAAAATATTTTTCTCTCTGTTTCTCTGCGTCTCTGCGGTAAATTACCACCTACGGTTACGATTGTGTAATAAAACTTTAGATACCCCCCTAACCATCAAGAAATCGCCAGCATTCTATCTATGGCGAGTTTTGCCTTTTGGGCAATGTCGTGGGGGACTTCTATTTTGGGCTCTTCGTCCTCAAGTGCAAAAAGGATTTTTTCGAGGGTAGTGAGTTTCATATTTGGACATACG
This genomic interval carries:
- a CDS encoding gliding motility-associated C-terminal domain-containing protein is translated as RIFNIVGEEVYEYEGVSSSGKWLWKLQNKDNEKVASGIYIYVISSSEGDKKVGKIGVVR
- the cobU gene encoding bifunctional adenosylcobinamide kinase/adenosylcobinamide-phosphate guanylyltransferase; amino-acid sequence: MSSLMLVLGGIRSGKSQFACQLADRLSKKVVVIATGIPSDEEMKARIQEHQQLRPKHWQTIEEPKEIVPTLEKTTAEVILIDCLNMLISNLLLDELSEDKILKKVSSLVEAIDKKKDGWVIIVSNEVGSCLVPTNKLARQFTDLLGKANQIIARYAQDVYLLVAGIAMKIKSKHSSGGK